Proteins from a single region of Corvus hawaiiensis isolate bCorHaw1 chromosome 6, bCorHaw1.pri.cur, whole genome shotgun sequence:
- the ANO9 gene encoding anoctamin-9 produces MQQDGILLTPFRESPVEDMEPLAFPNEEKWDFVLVSDIHEVDSKKEIKRRKFLDELSKKGFTIKKIEDTKLFYGVRAPKDIFQKYQRLRRKADSRQPTSSDHEDVEDTARIRIVNFIVRNTVTPDFEKLHDLMNKKVFEAAFPLHEKEEIKRILNEKWARWGVLFKEQSIEAIRCYFGEKVALYFAWLGWYTYLLLFAALAGLVTFVAGTTVFSSSRVSKEICDANTTIMCPLCDQNCSFWVLSDTCTYAKVTHMIDNEATVAFAMFMALWATVFLELWKRKRATVVTKWKLHEWDEDEEELALQLINNLQHKPRWYQHSYFRSTVILILALLLIMMLIGIAHMLVIYRAVATALFMQSEVNLLSKHADTMAVMTGAVLHYITIIIMTKVNRHVALFLCGLEKPRTLSQQENSFAVKIFIFQFFTNFSSLIYIAFFLGRINGHPGHYVRIAGRWRLEECHPSGCITDLFIQMAIIMLLKQTISNIMEYLIPLISHQLRKKRKRPKKRSMMLGEEEEAEDPCKRKWLNNYELNDVYIFSLFDEYLEMVIQYSFTTIFVAAFPLAPLLALINNIIEIHMDTIKMTRLHRRMVPRKAKDIGIWLQILEAIGTLAVIGNGLVIAITSDFIPVQVYKYMYSPCTRENHTSMDCSTGYINNSLSVFRIQDFEPHTRVLPEFKGHQIKECRYRDYRDADDYTYTVQFWHIFAARLAFLIIFEHVALCVKLIAAWYIPDVPQRVKNDILKEKYENLCNESSMMECVSEV; encoded by the exons ATGCAG cagGATGGAATTCTGCTGACTCCCTTCAGGGAATCTCCTGTTGAGGACATGGAGCCCTTGGCCTTCCCG AATGAAGAGAAGTGGGATTTTGTCCTGGTGAGCGACATCCACGAAGTGGACAGCAAGAAGGAGATCAAGAGGAGGAAGTTCCTGGATGAGCTGAGCAAGAAAGGCTTCACCATCAAG AAAATTGAGGACACAAAGCTCTTTTATGGAGTCCGTGCCCCGAAGGACATCTTCCAGAAATACCAGCGTCTCCGCAGGAAGGCTGACAGCAGGCAGCCAACCTCCAGTGACCACGAGGATGTCGAAGATACTGCCAG GATACGGATCGTGAACTTCATTGTGCGCAACACCGTGACGCCTGACTTTG agaagctgcacgACCTGATGAACAAGAAGGTGTTTGAGGCAGCCTTTCCCCTGCACGAG AAAGAAGAGATAAAGAGAATACTAAATGAGAAGTGGGCTCGCTGGGGAGTTTTATTTAAGGAACAGTCAATTGAGGCGATCAG GTGCTATTTTGGAGAGAAGGTGGCCCTGTACTTCGCCTGGCTGGGCTGGTACACCTACCTGCTGCTTTTCgctgccctggctgggctggtgACCTTCGTGGCTGGGACTACTGTTTTCAGTTCCAGCCGGGTGAG CAAGGAGATCTGTGACGCCAACACCACCATCATGTGCCCACTCTGCGACCAGAATTGCTCCTTCTGGGTCCTCTCTGACACGTGCACCTATGCCAAG GTCACTCACATGATTGACAATGAGGCCACAGTGGCGTTTGCCATGTTCATGGCCCTCTGGG CCACTGTATTCCTGGAGCTGTGGAAGAGGAAGAGAGCCACTGTGGTCACCAAATGGAAGCTGCACGAGTGGGATGAAGATGAG gaggagctggctctgcagctgatcAATAACTTGCAGCACAAACCCCGGTGGTACCAGCACTCCTACTTCCGCAGCACCGTCATCCTCAtcttggctctgctgctg ATCATGATGCTGATTGGCATCGCCCACATGCTCGTCATCTACCGGGCGGTGGCCACGGCACTGTTCATGCAGAGCGAAGTGAACCTGCTGAGCAAGCACGCCGACACCATGGCTGTGATGACGGGGGCCGTGCTGCACtacatcaccatcatcatcatgaCCAAG GTCAACCGGCATGTGGCCCTCTTCCTCTGTGGCCTGG AGAAACCACGGACCTTGTCCCAGCAGGAGAACAGCTTCGCCGTGAAGATCTTCATCTtccagttcttcacaaacttctCCTCGCTCATCTACATCGCCTTCTTCCTGGGACG GATCAATGGCCACCCAGGGCACTATGTGCGCATTGCTGGCCGCTGGAGGCTGGAGGAG tgccaccccagcgGCTGCATCACCGACCTCTTCATCCAGATGGCCATCATCATGCTGCTCAAGCAGACCATCAGCAACATCATGGAGTATCTCATCCC CTTGATATCCCACCAGCTACGGAAGAAGCGCAAGCGCCCCAAGAAGAGAAGCATGATGttaggagaggaggaggaggcagaggaccCTTGCAAAAGGAAGTGGCTGAACAACTACGAACTCAATGACGTCTACATCTTCAGCTTGTTCGACGAGTACTTGGAGATGG TGATCCAGTACAGCTTCACCACCATCTTCGTGGCAGCCTTTCCCCTGGCCCCGCTGCTGGCCCTCATCAACAACATCATCGAGATCCACATGGACACCATCAAGATGACGCGGCTGCACCGGCGCATGGTgcccaggaaggccaaggacaTCG GGATCTGGCTGCAGATCCTAGAGGCCATCGGCACCCTGGCTGTCATCGGAAACGGGCTGGTGATCGCCATCACCTCTGACTTCATCCCTGTGCAGGTCTACAAGTACATGTACAGCCCCTGCACGAGGGAGAACCACACCAGCATGGA ctgctccaccGGCTACATCAACAACAGCCTCTCTGTATTCCGCATCCAGGACTTCGAGCCCCACACCAGGGTGCTGCCGGAATTTAAGGGGCACCAGATCAAGGAGTGCAG gtaCCGCGATTACCGGGATGCCGACGACTACACCTACACCGTCCAGTTCTGGCACATCTTCGCAGCCCGGCTCGCCTTCCTCATCATCTTCGAG CACGTGGCTCTGTGCGTGAAGCTGATCGCAGCCTGGTACATCCCCGACGTCCCCCAGAGGGTCAAGAATGacattctgaaggaaaaatacgAAAATCTCTGTAATGAATCAAG caTGATGGAATGCGTCTCTGAGGTGTAG